One Microbacter margulisiae genomic window carries:
- a CDS encoding M16 family metallopeptidase, producing MNKFIYTLSVMLAFSVSIGIAQQLSLVPTDPQVRIGKLDNGLTYYIRHNNLPKNRADFYIVQKVGAILENDNQNGLAHFLEHMSFDGTENFPGKGIINFFEQHGVRFGENVNAYTSLDETVYNLTNVPTLHQGTIDSSLLVLHDWSHFVLLKGNAIDNERRVIMEEWRTRASASRRMWKEINSIIYAGSQYAKRDVIGDTAVILHCPYQALRDYYKKWYRPDLQGIIVVGDIDVDKTEAEIKQLFGSIPNPANQAKRIVYAIPDNEKPIVAIVTDPEATSSAIIIRYKHDPMPDSLKKTILGYVAQVRNSLISIMINNRFQDLAQQPNAPFTFALNEYGDITKSKDAFMFYMIPREGQYKEAFRVLMNEIEKIKRYGFTASEYERAKAEMLTQLQNQYNNRDKQETQTYVNEYIANFLNFDPIPGIAWEYKMTQALLPKLPLEILSQQAEKYITNSNILVSIQAPENEKSKLPTTGQVLDMMNAVKTAKLEPYKDSTIHKPLLSTIPKPGSIVKTIENKEMGTTEWILSNGIKVMLKPTNFKTDEIRLGAVAYGGLSLVPTDQLPSASVTCDVINSTGLGDFSPIDLNKLLAGKIANVSPAMNDYEESFSGYSSVKDFSTMMQMLYLYFVAPRKDFNAYKVFMNNMRTNLANAANNPNQAFNDSVVTMLYNHSPRKFVFHLSTLDKISLEQIMNIYRERFANPANFTFFLVGNINPDTIKTTVLTYLGGLTTSKKTETWKDQNIRFPNGKIESVFKREMETPKTSNFIFYHDKAKYTLPDILAAKILGNILTIRYTQSIREKNGGAYSVGVLGTVSRLPFPQTLLYMQFDTDPKLDAKMLGIIHQELQKIADNGPAAEDLTKVKDNLLKKHAEELEDNNWWISTLNSYYIPHINYVNNYNTIVDNITGKTIQDLAKQLITKMNRLEVVMQPK from the coding sequence CAGAGAATTTTCCGGGGAAAGGGATCATTAATTTTTTTGAACAACATGGAGTTCGTTTTGGAGAAAATGTGAATGCATATACATCGTTGGATGAAACTGTGTATAATCTTACCAATGTGCCAACGCTTCATCAGGGAACCATTGACAGTTCATTATTGGTTTTGCATGACTGGTCTCATTTTGTATTGCTGAAGGGAAATGCTATTGATAATGAACGTCGTGTGATTATGGAAGAGTGGAGAACCCGAGCCAGTGCCAGCCGTAGAATGTGGAAAGAGATTAACAGCATTATTTATGCCGGATCTCAATATGCAAAACGGGATGTTATTGGTGATACAGCTGTTATTCTGCATTGTCCTTATCAGGCACTTCGTGATTACTATAAAAAATGGTATAGACCGGATCTTCAGGGTATTATTGTCGTTGGAGATATTGATGTGGATAAAACGGAAGCTGAAATTAAGCAATTGTTTGGTTCTATACCCAATCCGGCTAATCAAGCCAAAAGAATTGTTTATGCCATTCCCGATAATGAGAAACCTATCGTGGCTATTGTAACCGATCCCGAAGCAACAAGTTCTGCCATCATCATTCGGTACAAACATGATCCAATGCCTGATTCATTGAAAAAAACAATCTTAGGGTATGTTGCCCAAGTAAGAAACTCACTGATTTCTATTATGATCAATAACCGTTTTCAGGATCTGGCGCAGCAGCCCAACGCTCCGTTTACTTTTGCATTAAACGAATACGGAGATATTACCAAATCGAAAGATGCATTCATGTTTTACATGATTCCCCGCGAAGGACAATATAAAGAGGCATTTCGGGTGTTAATGAACGAAATTGAGAAAATCAAAAGGTATGGCTTTACCGCTTCCGAATATGAACGCGCTAAGGCTGAAATGCTGACTCAATTGCAGAATCAATACAATAACAGAGACAAACAGGAAACTCAAACCTATGTCAATGAATATATTGCAAATTTTTTGAATTTTGACCCAATTCCAGGTATTGCATGGGAATATAAAATGACACAGGCCCTGTTACCCAAGTTGCCTTTAGAAATCCTCAGTCAACAGGCTGAAAAGTATATTACAAATAGTAATATCTTAGTCTCTATCCAGGCTCCTGAAAATGAAAAATCTAAGCTTCCTACTACCGGACAGGTGCTGGATATGATGAATGCAGTTAAGACAGCAAAACTGGAGCCGTATAAAGATTCAACGATTCATAAGCCATTGCTTTCCACGATTCCTAAACCGGGGAGTATTGTAAAAACCATCGAAAACAAAGAGATGGGGACTACCGAATGGATTCTATCCAATGGCATAAAAGTGATGCTTAAACCTACAAATTTCAAGACAGATGAGATTCGTCTCGGAGCTGTTGCTTATGGTGGGTTATCACTTGTCCCCACTGATCAGCTTCCCTCAGCTTCAGTAACATGTGATGTTATTAACAGTACAGGATTAGGAGATTTCTCTCCGATTGATTTGAATAAACTTCTGGCAGGAAAAATTGCCAATGTATCACCGGCTATGAACGACTATGAAGAAAGTTTTTCAGGATATTCTTCTGTGAAAGATTTTTCCACCATGATGCAAATGCTTTATCTATACTTTGTGGCGCCAAGGAAAGATTTCAATGCCTACAAGGTGTTTATGAACAACATGCGTACAAATCTGGCTAATGCAGCCAACAACCCAAATCAGGCATTTAATGATTCCGTGGTGACAATGCTTTATAATCATTCTCCGCGAAAATTTGTTTTCCATCTTTCAACACTTGATAAAATAAGTCTGGAGCAGATTATGAATATTTACAGGGAACGATTTGCCAATCCGGCAAATTTCACTTTTTTCCTGGTTGGAAATATCAATCCAGACACTATTAAAACAACAGTTCTAACCTATTTGGGCGGACTGACCACATCTAAAAAAACAGAAACCTGGAAGGATCAGAATATCCGGTTCCCCAATGGAAAAATTGAATCTGTATTCAAACGCGAAATGGAAACACCTAAGACTTCTAATTTCATTTTCTATCACGATAAGGCAAAATATACGCTTCCTGATATTTTAGCAGCCAAAATATTGGGTAATATTCTGACCATCCGCTACACACAAAGCATCCGTGAAAAAAATGGAGGAGCCTATTCGGTAGGTGTATTGGGAACGGTATCCCGGTTACCTTTCCCACAGACATTGCTTTATATGCAATTTGACACGGATCCGAAACTCGATGCTAAGATGCTGGGAATTATTCATCAGGAATTACAAAAGATTGCCGACAATGGTCCCGCTGCTGAAGATCTGACCAAAGTGAAAGATAACCTGCTAAAAAAACATGCTGAAGAATTGGAAGATAATAACTGGTGGATCTCTACGTTGAATTCATATTACATTCCCCATATCAATTATGTAAACAATTACAACACAATTGTTGACAACATTACAGGAAAAACAATCCAGGATTTAGCAAAACAACTCATTACAAAAATGAACCGACTCGAAGTAGTGATGCAACCAAAATAA